From a single Elusimicrobiota bacterium genomic region:
- a CDS encoding anhydro-N-acetylmuramic acid kinase: MTHRCALGLISGTSADGVTTAVINIDESNKKKPVELIAHRTYPYPAQLRRRVLAAVDMKTPEISRLNFELGEFFARAAGDEVRRLKIKNPKLSVEIIGSHGQTIYHGPDDRPANTLQIGEPAIIAERLGLPVIADFRPGDMAAGGQGAPLAPFFDWFRFHRLAPVICLNIGGIANITIVSEKPEHVIAFDTGPGNCLMDLAVSLSTRGRMAYDQDGRRAGRGTIDDAALRRACGHAYFLKNPPKSTGRELFNQNFLERGFGKIKRIEDKLATLAALTAETISTAIKKFPRSPVLASGGGVHNLLLMKLLKERLPGHPIAPTDHYGVHAEAKEAMAFALMAWCAWRGRPNHLPQTTGATGKPQILGKLIT; the protein is encoded by the coding sequence ATGACGCATCGCTGCGCATTGGGACTGATTTCCGGCACGTCCGCGGACGGCGTCACGACCGCGGTGATCAACATCGACGAGTCGAACAAAAAAAAGCCGGTTGAATTAATCGCTCATCGAACCTACCCTTACCCAGCGCAACTGAGACGGCGCGTCCTAGCCGCCGTCGACATGAAAACTCCGGAAATTTCCCGGCTCAATTTCGAACTGGGCGAATTTTTCGCCCGGGCCGCCGGCGACGAAGTTCGCCGGCTAAAAATCAAAAATCCGAAACTCTCCGTCGAAATCATCGGCAGCCACGGCCAAACCATTTACCACGGCCCGGATGACCGGCCGGCCAATACATTGCAAATCGGGGAGCCGGCCATAATCGCCGAGCGTTTGGGCCTGCCCGTCATCGCAGATTTCAGGCCCGGGGATATGGCGGCCGGCGGCCAAGGCGCTCCGTTGGCGCCTTTTTTTGATTGGTTCCGCTTTCATCGCCTCGCGCCGGTGATTTGCCTCAATATCGGGGGCATCGCCAATATCACGATCGTATCCGAAAAACCGGAACATGTCATCGCCTTCGACACCGGTCCCGGCAATTGCCTGATGGATTTGGCGGTCTCACTCTCGACGCGCGGACGCATGGCGTATGATCAAGACGGCCGCCGGGCCGGGCGCGGGACCATCGATGATGCCGCTTTGCGGCGGGCCTGCGGCCATGCCTATTTTTTGAAAAACCCTCCCAAATCCACCGGGCGGGAGCTGTTCAATCAAAACTTTCTCGAACGCGGCTTCGGAAAAATAAAAAGGATTGAAGACAAGCTGGCCACTTTGGCTGCGTTGACGGCTGAAACGATTTCAACGGCCATCAAAAAATTCCCCCGCTCTCCGGTTCTCGCCAGCGGCGGCGGCGTGCATAACCTGCTGCTGATGAAACTGCTTAAGGAGCGCCTCCCCGGGCATCCCATCGCGCCCACGGATCATTATGGCGTTCATGCCGAAGCCAAAGAAGCCATGGCGTTTGCGCTGATGGCCTGGTGCGCTTGGCGCGGACGGCCCAATCATTTGCCGCAGACAACAGGCGCCACGGGAAAACCGCAAATTCTTGGAAAATTAATCACCTGA